In the Methanosphaera stadtmanae DSM 3091 genome, TAATTCTATGGCTGCTGCTGCTTTTAGAGCTTTTTCTGGTTTTCCACCTACAGCTTGACAACTGAGGAGTGTTAGTGCTGGTCTGAATTTTTTTCCTCCAGCTTTAATTAAATATTCAGAAGATTCATATAAGCTTTCAGGTTCTAATTTACTTAATGAATCATCAATTACTACATCTATTTCTTCTGCATATGCTTTTAATATTTCCATTACATCCATTATAATCACCTATTAAATACTTGTGCTTGTCCATTTCTTAGTATATGAACATCGTTTCCTAATTTATATCCTTCTTCTTCTGCTAATTCTACAAATGCTGCAAGGTGACTTAAATCACCGTGTGCAGGTATTAAATGTTGTGGTTGTAGCATTCTTATAAATTCTCTCATATCTTCAGGTCCTGCATGTCCTGATACATGTACATTATTATATATTCTTGCTCCTCTTTCTTTAAGTCTTCTGTCAAGTAAATCCCTATTTGCAAGATTTATTGGATTTGGTATTGTTGAAGCTGAAAATACTACGTTATCTCCAGGTTTAATTTCAAAGTTTGTTTTGTTATTTGCTATTCTTGGTAACAATGCATCAGGTTCTCCTTGATGTCCTGTTACAAGTAACATATACTTTGATCTGTGATCATTTGCTCTTGCTAATGCTTTATTTATGGATTTTGAATTTCCATATACACTTACATTACGTGGTAAGTTTAATATTCCCATTGATTCTGCAAGGGAACAGTATCTTTCCATTGAACGACCTAGAATCATGATTTTTCTTCTACTTCTTTCTGCTATTTTTGTAATAGCTTGTATTCTTTCAATATGACTTGAGAATGTTGTTACTATAAGACCTTTTCTCTCTTCAAGTGGACCTTTTAGTACATCTTTTAGAAGATCTCTTGTTATTTTTTCTGAGTGTGTTTTACTTTGTTGTTTTTCTTTAATATTTGTTGTATCCATTATTGCAACTTTCACACCTTTCTTACCTAATTCCCTGAATCTTCTATAATCTGGTGGTGGTGATACCATCTGATGATTATCAAATTTAAAGTCGTTTGCATAGATTATTGCACCTTCTGGTGTGTGTAATGCTGCAGTTATTGTTTGAGGTATACTATGGGTTGTTCTTACAAATTCTAGTGTTAAATTTGGTGAAATTTGTATTTTTTCTCCAGGATTAACTGATTTTAAAGGATTATTTACCTTAAATTTACGTTCTCCTTTGATTGTTTTTTCAATTAATGCTAGTGTATATGGTGTTGCAATAATTGGTGCTTCATATCTATGTGCTAGTTTTGCTATTGCACCAATATGATCAAGGTGTCCATGAGTACATACTATTGCTCTTACCTTTCCATCTACTTCCCTCATTAATGTATCATCAGGAATTACTCCCCTTTCTATTAAATCCAAGCTGTGCATTCTTGATATGTCTGTATCTTCATGAATATGTAACCTATCTAAGTGTATACCCATATCAAATATTACTACATCATCATTAACTTTTATTGCTGTCATGTTTTTTCCAATTTCTTCGTATCCACCTACAGCGATAACTTCTATTGTCAAATTATATCCTCCTAGCATATTTTTTTGTGTCTATATCTAATTCATTTAATATTTCTCTTGTTTTTCCAGTTATTATAAGCCTTTTTTGTTTTAATTCTTCAATATTTGAAGCACCTACAAGAAACATAGCTGTTTTTAGTTCATGTGTAAATTGATTTATTTTTTCTTCAACATAGTTATGTCCAAGATAGGCATGTTTTAGAAATGGTAATGCCATACCTACACATTCACTTCCAAGTGCTATTGCTTTTGCTGCTTCTAGTCCATTACGAATTCCACCTGAAGAAATTACTGGTATTTTTGTTGATTCCAATACTTCCACTGTACTTACTGCTGTAGTTATTCCCCAGTCCCAGAATAGATTTCCTAAATCTGGATTTTCTGCCCTGTATGTTTCTACTGCAGCCCAGCTTGTACCACCAACACCTTGAATATCTATTGCATCAACTCCTATTTTTTCAAGGATCTTTGCATCTTCCATTCCTATTCCTGCACCAGTTTCTTTTGCTATTATTGGAATGTTTGTATTTGAGCATATGGCTTTTATATCTTCAACATATCCTTTTGCATCAACATCCCCTTCTGGTTGTATAATTTCCTGTAATGGATTTAGATGTATTGCTAAAGCATCAGTATTTAGCATTTCTATAGCTTTTGGAGCATATTCTACTTGTGGAGCTCCAATATTTCCAATAATTAAAGCATGAGGTGCATTATCACGAACTACTGTGAATGTATCAGTTAATTCTGGATTTGTTATTCCAGCTCTTTGACTTCCAACACCCATCCCTATATTGGTATTTTCTGTTGCTATTGCTAATTTTTCATTTATTTTTTTACTTGATGGATGTCCACCAGTTATTGCAGAAATTATTAGTGGTGAAGATAATTTTTTACCAAAAAGTTCTATTGAAGTGTCAATTTCTTCATAATTTACCTCTGGTAGAGATGTATGAACTAGTTGTATATCTTCAAAACCTGTTGTAATATGATGTTCAATGTCTTTGTTTTTACATATTTCAAGATGTTCTAATTTTCTATCAGATATCATCATATTAACCTCCCTTAAATCAAGTTAATGATTTTATTTTATAATTGTACCTTTAACTTTTTGTCCTGATACTGCAAGTTTTATATTTCCAGGAGTTTCAGCATTTATTATATGAGATTCTATACCATCCTCTGCTAAGTCTAGTAATTCTCGTATTTTACCTGCCATTCCCCCAGTTACATCGGCTTGATTTTCATTTTCTGTTAAAAGTAAATCTGTATCTTTTGTAACTATATCTATTAACTTTGCATCTGGATTTGTCTTTGGATTATCTGTATATATTCCATCCACATCTGATGATAGTATTACACGATTAGCTTTTAATTTCTTAGCTAGATATGTAATTATCTGATCTCCAGATAATATAGCGTATTTAAAATATTCATTTTGATCTAGTACTGCATCACCATATAGTACTGGTACAAATCCATTGTCAATATATTTTTGAATGAGTTTTGTATCACATACACAGATTCGTTTTTGGTTTGTTTCTATAAATGATGAAGGTTTTATTCCTATTGCTGGAACTCCTTTTTCATGTAGTTTTTCACAAATTATGTAGTTTAATAGTTGTACTGATGCTTGTGTTCTACATACTCCTTCTAATTTATAGAGGTGATCGTTTACATTAGATATTACATCACCTATTCCAAATTTCTTTGCATATATATGTCCATATGATCCTGCTCCATGTACTATTACCATGTCATCATTATATGCAGATACTTCTTGTGCTATACGATCTAAGTTAACTTCATCTATAGTAGGTTCTTGTGCATCTTTTTTTGTTATTGCACTTCCACCTATTTTTAGTATTATCATATAAATACCCTTTCTTTTTTTGTTTTAATTAATAATTTCAGCACTAACTCCAGTATCAGATTGTACACATTTAAATGTAGCATAATCCTTACGTAATTGTTTATATATTTCATCGGAATTTTCTGGAGTGTATGCAATAATACATCCACCACCACCACTTCCTGTTAATTTAGAACCTTTTGCTCCATATTCACGTGCTTTATATACCATGTCTGATAATTCAGTAGTGTTAACACCAATAGCATCAAGTAATCCTTGATTAATATTCATTAAGTCTCCTATTAATTCAGAATTACCTTTTTCAAGTGCTACTTTTGCATCAATTGCTATTTGTTCCATTGCTTTAAAAATATTTCCTACAATTGTTGGATATTTCTCATATTTTAATCGTACTGATTCAACTAATTTTCCAGTATTACCACTGATTTCACAGTTAGAAACTATTAATGGTAGTTTCATATTAAAATCAATTCTATTTAATTTAGAGTTTTCATCAATAAATATTATTCCACCATATGTACTCATAGATGTGTCAATTGGACTTGCAGCTCCCTGAATTTTAATTTCTATTTCACGAGCTGTTTGTGCTATTGTTTTTTTATCTATTTGTTTATTTACATATAAAGAAACTGCCTTTAATGTTGATACTGTTACTGCTGCTGATGATCCAAGTCCTGCTCCTAAATACATTTTAATATCTACTGTTAAGTCAAATCCTTTTTCAAATTCAAATAAGTTAATAACTTCATATATATAATCAGTAATCATCTTCTTTTGACTGTCTATTTTATAGTTAAGTTTTTTATTAACAAGTTGTGATTTTTTATAATAATCAATTAAGTCAAGTTTTACTGTTATGTTATCATCATTACGTGGAATTAACTCTACATTAACTCCCCTATCTATTGCAACAGCTATTGCAGGCTTTTTATATACAACAGTATGTTCACCAAATAATATTATTTTTCCTGGTGCAAATGCCTTAATTTTCATTATTATTCCTCCACAATATTAGTAGGTTTGTATAATTAGAATTTAGGTAGAAAATTATGAAAATAAATATTTAAATAATATTTTTTCATTATAAATAGAAAAATAGTTGTGAATATAAACTATTAGAATTAGAATTTTCTATTATAAAAAAATTTTCATACACCATTTAAATTAAGTTCTAAATTAATTAGAGCATTCCATATAATACTCTAAAATAAATCTAGAATTATTTAATCTAATTATAATTATTTATCAATTAAAAAAATAAAAGATAAATACCCCTTTTGATTCTCAAGTATAAAAAACCATTTATACATATAACACTTTATTTAAATTTTAAAAAAGTTATGCTATTTCTTTAGCTTATGAGAATTTGTCATTTAATATATATCTAAAAACTATATAATAAAGCTTACCATAATTTTATTAAAAAAAAAGTAATAACATTAAATAAGAAAAAAATGGAAGTGAAAAATATTATGATAAGAAAACCTTCTGTAGCAGGATTATTTTATGAGTCAAACAAGTCTCTTCTTGAAGAAAATATTAAAAATATATTCAATAAAACAGGACAAAACATACCCACTACACCTTCTAATACATATAAAACAAAAGCTGCCATAGTACCTCATGCTGGATATATCTATTCTGGTAAAACTGCCAGTTATGCATATGGTGATATTGCAAGAAGTGGTATTTGTGATACTGTTGTTATTATTGGACCAAATCATACAGGTTATGGTGA is a window encoding:
- a CDS encoding RNase J family beta-CASP ribonuclease is translated as MTIEVIAVGGYEEIGKNMTAIKVNDDVVIFDMGIHLDRLHIHEDTDISRMHSLDLIERGVIPDDTLMREVDGKVRAIVCTHGHLDHIGAIAKLAHRYEAPIIATPYTLALIEKTIKGERKFKVNNPLKSVNPGEKIQISPNLTLEFVRTTHSIPQTITAALHTPEGAIIYANDFKFDNHQMVSPPPDYRRFRELGKKGVKVAIMDTTNIKEKQQSKTHSEKITRDLLKDVLKGPLEERKGLIVTTFSSHIERIQAITKIAERSRRKIMILGRSMERYCSLAESMGILNLPRNVSVYGNSKSINKALARANDHRSKYMLLVTGHQGEPDALLPRIANNKTNFEIKPGDNVVFSASTIPNPINLANRDLLDRRLKERGARIYNNVHVSGHAGPEDMREFIRMLQPQHLIPAHGDLSHLAAFVELAEEEGYKLGNDVHILRNGQAQVFNR
- the fni gene encoding type 2 isopentenyl-diphosphate Delta-isomerase, whose protein sequence is MISDRKLEHLEICKNKDIEHHITTGFEDIQLVHTSLPEVNYEEIDTSIELFGKKLSSPLIISAITGGHPSSKKINEKLAIATENTNIGMGVGSQRAGITNPELTDTFTVVRDNAPHALIIGNIGAPQVEYAPKAIEMLNTDALAIHLNPLQEIIQPEGDVDAKGYVEDIKAICSNTNIPIIAKETGAGIGMEDAKILEKIGVDAIDIQGVGGTSWAAVETYRAENPDLGNLFWDWGITTAVSTVEVLESTKIPVISSGGIRNGLEAAKAIALGSECVGMALPFLKHAYLGHNYVEEKINQFTHELKTAMFLVGASNIEELKQKRLIITGKTREILNELDIDTKKYARRI
- a CDS encoding isopentenyl phosphate kinase encodes the protein MIILKIGGSAITKKDAQEPTIDEVNLDRIAQEVSAYNDDMVIVHGAGSYGHIYAKKFGIGDVISNVNDHLYKLEGVCRTQASVQLLNYIICEKLHEKGVPAIGIKPSSFIETNQKRICVCDTKLIQKYIDNGFVPVLYGDAVLDQNEYFKYAILSGDQIITYLAKKLKANRVILSSDVDGIYTDNPKTNPDAKLIDIVTKDTDLLLTENENQADVTGGMAGKIRELLDLAEDGIESHIINAETPGNIKLAVSGQKVKGTIIK
- the mvk gene encoding mevalonate kinase: MKIKAFAPGKIILFGEHTVVYKKPAIAVAIDRGVNVELIPRNDDNITVKLDLIDYYKKSQLVNKKLNYKIDSQKKMITDYIYEVINLFEFEKGFDLTVDIKMYLGAGLGSSAAVTVSTLKAVSLYVNKQIDKKTIAQTAREIEIKIQGAASPIDTSMSTYGGIIFIDENSKLNRIDFNMKLPLIVSNCEISGNTGKLVESVRLKYEKYPTIVGNIFKAMEQIAIDAKVALEKGNSELIGDLMNINQGLLDAIGVNTTELSDMVYKAREYGAKGSKLTGSGGGGCIIAYTPENSDEIYKQLRKDYATFKCVQSDTGVSAEIIN